In one Aeromicrobium wangtongii genomic region, the following are encoded:
- a CDS encoding APC family permease, translated as MGVTEVAKRALVGRKLRSEQLGETLLPKRIALPVFASDALSSVAYAPDEIFLTLSIGGLSAYSFNWKIGIAVTLVLLTVVASYRQNVHAYPSGGGDYEVATVNLGPTAGLTVGSALLVDYVLTVAVSISSGVQNATSALPWLNGHEATAASVLVLLLMAINLRGTKESGKAFAVPTYLFMVSILLMGLWGYARYLFGDLPQAPSAAYDIAPEGEFEQGFTGFAMVFLLARAFSSGCAALTGVEAISNGVPAFQKPKSKNAATTLLLLGTLAITMLMSIIVLADLMKLRFVEDPATQLLRDGRPVGDSYTQDTVIGQLAKTLYSDFTPLFYFTIACTGIILVLAANTAFNGFPVLGSILARDGYLPRQLDTRGDRLTFSNGIILLALAAVVLIQAFDAEVTKLIQLYIVGVFVSFNLSQLGMIKHWNRHLRSETDPQARARMKRSRAVNTIGLAMTATVLVIVLVTKFLAGAWIAIAAMIVIFLLMRSIGRHYARVAKELEIDDSDVTLPARVHAIVLVSRLHKPTMRALAYARVSRPNSIEALTVEFDQASTVQLMKQWDELSIPIPLKVINSPYRELVRPVVRYVKQLRKEGSRDIITVYIPEYVVGRWWEQLLHNQTALRLKGRLLFVPGVMVTSVPYQLSSASRAKAKLAKERPAPGDVRRGFRDQS; from the coding sequence GTGGGAGTCACCGAGGTCGCCAAGCGTGCGCTGGTCGGGCGCAAGCTGCGCAGCGAGCAGCTGGGGGAAACCCTTCTTCCCAAGCGGATCGCGCTGCCGGTGTTCGCGAGCGATGCGCTGTCGTCCGTCGCCTACGCCCCTGACGAGATCTTCCTGACCCTGTCGATCGGTGGTCTGTCGGCGTACAGCTTCAACTGGAAGATCGGCATCGCGGTGACGCTGGTGCTCCTCACGGTCGTCGCGTCGTACCGGCAGAACGTGCACGCCTATCCCAGTGGTGGCGGCGACTACGAGGTCGCGACGGTCAACCTCGGCCCCACGGCGGGTCTGACGGTGGGCAGCGCACTGCTGGTCGACTACGTCCTGACCGTGGCGGTGTCGATCTCGTCAGGTGTGCAGAACGCGACGTCTGCCCTGCCGTGGCTGAACGGGCACGAGGCGACAGCTGCGTCCGTGCTGGTGCTCCTGCTGATGGCGATCAACCTGCGCGGCACCAAGGAGTCGGGCAAGGCATTCGCGGTACCGACCTATCTCTTCATGGTCTCGATCCTGCTGATGGGGTTGTGGGGATATGCCCGCTACCTGTTCGGTGATCTTCCCCAGGCGCCGAGCGCGGCCTACGACATCGCGCCCGAGGGCGAGTTCGAGCAGGGCTTCACCGGGTTCGCGATGGTGTTCCTGCTGGCGCGGGCCTTCTCGTCCGGCTGCGCCGCCCTGACCGGCGTCGAGGCGATCAGCAACGGCGTGCCGGCGTTCCAGAAGCCCAAGAGCAAGAACGCCGCGACGACCCTGCTGCTGCTGGGCACCCTGGCGATCACGATGCTGATGAGCATCATCGTGCTGGCCGACCTGATGAAGCTGCGCTTCGTCGAGGACCCGGCGACGCAGCTGCTGCGGGACGGCCGCCCGGTGGGCGACAGCTACACGCAGGACACCGTGATCGGCCAGCTCGCCAAGACGCTCTACAGCGACTTCACGCCGCTGTTCTACTTCACGATCGCGTGCACCGGAATCATCCTGGTGCTCGCCGCGAACACGGCCTTCAACGGATTCCCGGTGCTCGGCTCGATCCTGGCGCGGGACGGATACCTGCCCCGCCAGCTCGACACCCGCGGCGACCGCCTGACGTTCAGCAACGGCATCATCCTGCTCGCGCTGGCCGCGGTCGTCCTGATCCAGGCCTTCGACGCCGAGGTCACCAAGCTCATCCAGCTGTACATCGTGGGTGTGTTCGTGTCGTTCAACCTCAGTCAGCTGGGGATGATCAAGCACTGGAACCGGCACCTGCGCTCCGAGACCGATCCGCAGGCCCGCGCCCGGATGAAGCGCTCCCGCGCGGTCAACACGATCGGCCTGGCCATGACTGCGACGGTGCTGGTCATCGTGCTGGTCACCAAGTTCCTGGCCGGCGCGTGGATCGCGATCGCGGCGATGATCGTGATCTTCCTGCTGATGCGCAGCATCGGGCGCCACTACGCGCGGGTGGCCAAGGAGCTGGAGATCGACGACTCCGACGTCACGCTGCCGGCCCGGGTGCACGCGATCGTCCTGGTCAGCCGCCTGCACAAGCCGACGATGCGGGCCTTGGCCTACGCTCGGGTGTCGCGTCCCAACTCCATCGAGGCGCTGACCGTCGAGTTCGACCAGGCCAGCACCGTCCAGCTGATGAAGCAGTGGGACGAGCTGTCCATCCCGATCCCGCTGAAGGTCATCAACTCGCCGTATCGTGAGTTGGTGCGTCCCGTCGTCCGCTACGTCAAGCAGCTCCGCAAGGAAGGGTCCCGCGACATCATCACGGTCTACATCCCCGAGTACGTCGTCGGCAGGTGGTGGGAGCAGCTGCTCCACAACCAGACCGCACTGAGGCTGAAGGGCAGGCTGCTGTTCGTGCCCGGTGTCATGGTCACGAGCGTCCCGTACCAGCTGAGCTCGGCCAGCCGGGCCAAGGCCAAGCTGGCCAAGGAACGTCCTGCACCCGGTGACGTCCGCCGCGGATTCCGGGACCAGTCATGA
- a CDS encoding class I SAM-dependent RNA methyltransferase: protein MTIVEVGPVAHGGHCVARLDGQVVFVRHALPGERVRIEITERTKSFLRADAVEVIEAAPGRVEPPCPWSGPGRCGGCDFQHVDPAVQRGLLGDVVREQLRRLAGITWDGEVEAVQPDALDWRTRVHFAVDADGRPGLRKHRSHEIVPVDRCLIAHPDLPQVLGRTWDDDTVEAIVSSTGDRLLVTDASISDEVEAEVDGVVATDGTVRGGRGAVTEQVKDARFRVSGSGFWQVHPQAASTLVDAVLAGAEARPGDTVLDLYAGVGLFTTFLANEVGESGTVLSVESDPGGSRDARRNLHDFPQVTLVAETVERALRQGALGENADVIVLDPPRTGAKKAVQGIVDLAPRRIVYVACDPAALARDLASFAARGYDLVGLRAFALFPMTHHVECVAVLTKSGSDLR from the coding sequence ATGACGATCGTCGAGGTGGGTCCCGTCGCCCACGGCGGCCACTGCGTCGCCCGGCTGGACGGTCAGGTCGTGTTCGTCCGTCATGCGCTGCCGGGGGAGCGGGTGCGGATCGAGATCACCGAGCGCACCAAGAGCTTCCTGCGTGCCGATGCCGTCGAGGTCATCGAGGCGGCGCCGGGACGTGTCGAGCCGCCGTGCCCGTGGTCCGGGCCGGGCAGGTGCGGTGGCTGCGACTTCCAGCACGTCGACCCGGCGGTGCAGCGCGGACTGCTCGGCGACGTCGTCCGCGAGCAGCTGCGGCGCCTCGCCGGCATCACCTGGGACGGCGAGGTCGAGGCGGTCCAGCCCGATGCGCTGGACTGGCGCACGCGCGTCCACTTCGCTGTCGATGCGGACGGGCGGCCGGGACTGCGCAAGCACCGCTCGCACGAGATCGTCCCGGTCGACCGTTGCCTCATCGCCCATCCGGACCTGCCGCAGGTGCTGGGACGCACGTGGGACGACGACACCGTCGAGGCGATCGTGTCGTCGACCGGGGACCGGCTGCTCGTCACCGACGCGTCGATCAGCGATGAGGTCGAGGCTGAGGTGGACGGTGTCGTCGCGACCGACGGCACGGTGCGCGGGGGACGCGGAGCGGTGACCGAGCAGGTCAAGGACGCGCGGTTCCGCGTCTCGGGATCGGGGTTCTGGCAGGTGCACCCGCAGGCCGCCTCCACGCTGGTCGATGCCGTCCTGGCCGGGGCCGAGGCCCGACCCGGGGACACCGTCCTGGACCTGTACGCCGGTGTCGGCCTGTTCACCACCTTCCTCGCCAACGAGGTGGGGGAGAGCGGCACGGTGCTGAGCGTCGAGTCCGATCCCGGTGGATCCCGCGACGCCCGGCGCAACCTGCACGACTTCCCCCAGGTCACGCTGGTCGCCGAGACGGTCGAGCGCGCGCTGCGACAGGGCGCGCTCGGTGAGAACGCGGACGTCATCGTGCTCGACCCGCCGCGCACCGGCGCCAAGAAGGCCGTGCAGGGGATCGTCGACCTCGCTCCGCGCCGCATCGTCTACGTGGCGTGCGACCCGGCGGCGCTGGCCCGCGACCTGGCCTCGTTCGCCGCCCGCGGCTACGACCTCGTCGGCCTGCGGGCGTTCGCGCTGTTCCCGATGACGCACCACGTTGAGTGCGTCGCGGTGCTGACGAAGTCGGGCTCTGACCTGCGCTGA
- a CDS encoding long-chain-fatty-acid--CoA ligase, giving the protein MAEHVQGHPSTHGDSYQLNTTNIYRQAVTTHGEQEIAHRDAAGTWHSTTYAETWARINRTANVLVGLGVRPGDVVGILDWNHLRHFELYWAIPGTGAVMLQMNLRLGIDDLAYVVEHSGAAVVCVDESLLSQAEELVERCPRVRRWVVMSDRPLSEISTTLPDPVEHEALLAESADTFAWPVISETSAYSACYTTGTTGRPKGVFYSHRGIVLHTMMWAADQSVTDRDTVLLTTPMFHAQCWGLPQVGVQARSRIVLPGRYSAEEIHILADAMVQFDVTVTNGAPAIFAPMLDHLRSLDEAPDLSRLRMISGSTEPPLSLMRGYEELTGARIIHGYGATETTPLVTSNRVKPSLDGVLDEEGLWDLKRSQGLPVAGVDLRLLGPDGEFLPHDGACVGEVCIRGPWITESYWKVDPNPDQFHRGYWRSGDIGAISPEGYLKITDRLKDVIKSGGEWISSIDLENLLLEHPQVHEAAVIGAPHAQWQERPLALVVPAPGQDPDEQELRAHLAKRFARWQLPDQILIVASLPRTGVGKVDKKSLRAAHEDVYS; this is encoded by the coding sequence ATGGCAGAGCACGTCCAAGGCCACCCCTCGACCCACGGCGACTCCTATCAGCTCAACACCACCAACATCTACCGGCAGGCCGTCACGACGCACGGCGAGCAGGAGATCGCCCACCGTGACGCAGCCGGGACCTGGCACTCGACCACGTACGCCGAGACTTGGGCCCGGATCAACCGCACCGCCAACGTCCTGGTCGGCCTCGGCGTCCGTCCGGGAGACGTCGTCGGCATCCTCGACTGGAACCACCTGCGCCACTTCGAGCTGTACTGGGCGATCCCGGGCACCGGTGCCGTGATGCTCCAGATGAACCTCCGCCTGGGCATCGACGACCTCGCGTACGTCGTCGAGCACTCCGGTGCGGCCGTGGTCTGCGTTGACGAGAGCCTGCTCAGCCAGGCCGAGGAACTCGTCGAGCGCTGCCCACGGGTGCGTCGCTGGGTGGTGATGAGCGACCGCCCTCTGTCCGAGATCAGCACCACCCTCCCGGACCCGGTGGAGCACGAGGCGTTGCTGGCCGAGTCTGCGGACACCTTCGCGTGGCCTGTGATCAGCGAGACGTCCGCCTACAGCGCCTGCTATACGACCGGGACCACCGGCCGACCGAAGGGCGTCTTCTACTCCCACCGCGGCATCGTCCTGCACACCATGATGTGGGCCGCGGACCAGTCCGTGACCGACCGCGACACCGTGTTGCTGACGACTCCCATGTTCCACGCCCAGTGCTGGGGACTGCCTCAGGTCGGGGTTCAGGCCCGCAGCCGCATCGTCCTCCCGGGTCGATATTCTGCCGAGGAGATCCACATCCTGGCCGATGCCATGGTCCAGTTCGACGTGACGGTGACCAACGGTGCACCCGCCATCTTCGCCCCCATGCTGGACCACCTGCGGTCGCTCGACGAGGCGCCCGATCTCTCCCGGCTCCGGATGATCTCGGGCAGCACCGAGCCGCCACTGAGCCTGATGCGTGGATACGAGGAACTCACCGGTGCCCGGATCATCCACGGGTACGGAGCCACCGAGACCACTCCGTTGGTCACCAGCAACCGGGTCAAGCCTTCCCTGGACGGCGTCCTCGACGAGGAGGGCCTGTGGGACCTGAAACGTTCCCAAGGGCTGCCCGTTGCCGGGGTGGATCTGCGCCTCCTCGGCCCGGACGGGGAGTTCCTCCCCCACGACGGTGCCTGTGTCGGCGAGGTCTGCATACGCGGGCCCTGGATCACCGAGAGCTATTGGAAGGTGGACCCGAACCCCGACCAGTTCCACCGCGGCTACTGGCGAAGTGGCGACATCGGGGCGATCAGCCCTGAGGGTTACCTCAAGATCACCGACCGCCTCAAGGACGTGATCAAGAGCGGAGGTGAGTGGATCTCCTCCATCGACCTGGAGAACCTCCTCCTCGAGCATCCCCAGGTCCACGAGGCCGCCGTCATCGGTGCGCCCCACGCGCAGTGGCAGGAACGGCCGCTGGCCCTGGTCGTGCCGGCCCCCGGGCAGGACCCGGACGAGCAGGAGTTGCGCGCCCACCTGGCCAAGCGCTTCGCCAGGTGGCAGTTGCCCGACCAGATCCTGATCGTGGCGAGCCTCCCCCGCACCGGAGTGGGCAAGGTGGACAAGAAGTCCCTGCGCGCCGCCCACGAGGATGTCTACTCCTGA
- a CDS encoding SDR family NAD(P)-dependent oxidoreductase: MALVAGGASGLGRATVVRLQAAGATVVVLDLPSSAGQQLVGELGKDNRFVAGDVTDPEAVQVAVDSAVALGPLGIVVNCAGIGLARRVVGRSGPFPLDSFEHVVRVNLLGTFNVLRLAAQAMADGPEEDGERGVVVNTASAAAFDGQIGQAAYSASKAGIAGMTLPLARDLARHLIRVNTIAPGFFRTPLVDLQPEEVQASLLDQVPHPNRAGSPDEFAALVEHIVENPMLNGETIRLDAAMRMGAR; encoded by the coding sequence GTGGCACTGGTCGCGGGCGGCGCCTCTGGCCTGGGCCGCGCCACAGTCGTCCGCCTGCAGGCAGCCGGCGCCACCGTGGTGGTGCTGGACCTGCCCTCTTCCGCAGGACAGCAGCTCGTCGGGGAGCTCGGCAAGGACAACCGGTTCGTCGCCGGCGACGTGACCGACCCCGAGGCCGTCCAGGTCGCGGTGGACAGTGCTGTCGCCCTCGGCCCGCTGGGAATCGTGGTGAACTGTGCCGGCATCGGTCTGGCACGGCGTGTGGTGGGGCGCAGTGGGCCGTTCCCCCTCGACTCCTTCGAACACGTGGTCCGCGTCAACCTGCTCGGCACCTTCAACGTGCTCCGCCTCGCTGCCCAAGCGATGGCCGACGGACCGGAAGAGGACGGAGAACGTGGCGTTGTGGTCAACACAGCCTCCGCTGCCGCATTCGACGGACAGATCGGCCAGGCCGCCTATTCGGCCTCGAAGGCCGGGATCGCCGGCATGACACTCCCATTGGCCCGTGACCTCGCCCGCCATCTGATCCGGGTCAACACGATCGCGCCGGGCTTCTTCAGGACACCACTGGTGGACCTGCAGCCCGAAGAGGTCCAGGCATCGCTCCTCGACCAGGTTCCCCACCCGAACCGTGCGGGCAGTCCAGATGAGTTCGCCGCACTGGTCGAGCACATCGTGGAGAACCCGATGCTCAACGGTGAGACCATCCGCCTCGACGCAGCCATGCGCATGGGCGCCCGCTGA
- a CDS encoding ABC transporter ATP-binding protein has product MLEAINIVSGYGSVNVLHGVDVTLSRDEVVAVVGANGAGKSTLARTLAGLLPLRSGQLRLADEEIGSKSSNARAKGGLIMVPEGRRLFAGLTVRENINLGRSAVGKRSSDPDPAEVLGDIFPIIREREHQRAGLLSGGEQQQVALARALAGRPRYLLLDEPSLGLSPTLTTQLFETIAKIRESLPVGILLIEQMVDRALALSDRAYVMERGRVVLSGTAADVAASSEVQRAYLGDVEVAPSAPDEGDASS; this is encoded by the coding sequence ATGCTTGAGGCAATCAACATCGTCAGTGGCTACGGTTCCGTCAACGTCCTGCACGGTGTGGACGTGACTCTGTCGCGCGACGAGGTCGTCGCCGTGGTTGGCGCCAACGGCGCGGGCAAGAGCACGCTCGCTCGCACCCTCGCCGGCCTGCTGCCGCTCAGGTCTGGACAATTACGGCTCGCCGACGAGGAGATCGGATCGAAGTCGTCGAACGCCCGGGCCAAGGGAGGGCTGATCATGGTTCCCGAGGGGCGGCGCCTCTTCGCCGGGCTCACCGTGCGCGAGAACATAAACCTCGGCCGGTCCGCCGTGGGCAAGCGCTCCTCGGACCCGGACCCGGCCGAGGTCCTCGGTGACATCTTCCCGATCATCCGCGAGCGTGAGCACCAGCGTGCTGGTCTGCTCTCGGGCGGAGAGCAGCAACAGGTCGCCCTGGCCCGGGCACTCGCCGGCCGGCCGCGTTACCTCCTGCTCGACGAGCCCTCGCTGGGCCTGAGTCCGACGCTGACCACCCAGCTGTTCGAGACGATCGCCAAGATCCGGGAGTCCCTCCCCGTGGGGATCCTGCTCATCGAGCAAATGGTTGACCGCGCACTGGCACTCTCGGACCGGGCCTACGTCATGGAGCGGGGTCGGGTCGTCCTCTCCGGGACCGCAGCCGACGTCGCCGCGTCCAGTGAGGTGCAGCGTGCCTACCTCGGCGACGTCGAGGTGGCCCCTTCTGCACCCGACGAAGGCGACGCGAGCAGCTGA
- a CDS encoding branched-chain amino acid ABC transporter ATP-binding protein/permease, translated as MSDNLTALRRDLLRRDALVLVVALALAAFAILPGLGGDPLTISRSQSMGSIGVALVAACGLNLLAGHAGLISLGQGAFVAIGAYVSAWALLETGLPWPLALILAVAASAAVGAVLSLAAARLSGPQVAMITLAFAVMVHRLFVELEIFGRLAGYPNTSNHDTSLLDPIKIGGTALEPPLFAGTGPLVMLLVGLIAVLSFLAYRNLAESAWGRSLRALATNEIVASHIGINPRGRKTAVFTVAATFGGVAGTMQTQLQAHLQPESFTFTLSLNLIIMVILGGAGRLYGPVVGVFVLMTLEHSHAMQSIVEFQQENLSDTWFLSEEGLTGLLLILTLVFLPSGLVGGAQKLWRRFRTRNTPAGAQPDAESLDIDATVRATAQRQASCAIDLDEHDEVMQLRDVTHNFAGLKAVDDMQLTLREGTIHALVGPNGAGKTTLVNLTTGVYPLQAGATAHILGKHANGLPPHAIYQLGVARTFQTPQLFHGESALVNVMSGLDAKLGQSFIATLLRLPKVRRLEAEARHRAMELLERLGIEEHAGTPAGELPYGLQRSVELARALASDPKILILDEPAAGLNPSETYQLGTTLEAIAATGVAILLVEHDMSLVIRVADEVTCMERGARIYHGDAAGLQQDQRVLAAYLGDGHVTIQGKGSRNA; from the coding sequence ATGTCTGACAACCTCACCGCACTGCGTCGAGACCTCCTGCGCCGCGACGCACTGGTGCTGGTCGTTGCCCTGGCCCTGGCTGCGTTCGCCATCCTGCCCGGGCTGGGTGGCGACCCTCTCACCATCTCCCGAAGCCAATCCATGGGCTCGATCGGTGTCGCACTAGTCGCCGCGTGTGGCCTCAACCTGCTCGCAGGCCATGCCGGCCTCATCTCGTTGGGCCAGGGCGCCTTCGTGGCCATCGGTGCCTACGTCAGCGCTTGGGCACTACTCGAGACAGGTCTCCCCTGGCCCCTCGCCCTCATACTCGCTGTCGCTGCCTCTGCAGCCGTCGGAGCGGTGCTTTCCCTGGCCGCGGCCCGCCTCTCCGGTCCGCAGGTCGCCATGATCACTCTCGCGTTCGCGGTGATGGTGCACAGGCTGTTCGTCGAACTGGAGATCTTCGGGCGCTTGGCCGGCTACCCAAACACCTCCAACCACGACACCTCCCTGCTCGACCCGATCAAGATCGGCGGCACCGCGCTCGAGCCACCTCTCTTCGCCGGCACCGGCCCCTTGGTGATGCTGCTGGTCGGCCTGATTGCGGTCCTGTCCTTCCTCGCCTACCGCAACCTGGCCGAATCGGCCTGGGGACGCAGCTTGCGCGCCCTGGCCACGAACGAGATCGTCGCCTCGCACATCGGCATCAATCCCCGTGGACGCAAGACGGCCGTCTTCACCGTGGCCGCGACCTTCGGCGGTGTGGCCGGCACAATGCAGACCCAGCTCCAGGCACACCTCCAGCCCGAGTCGTTCACCTTCACCCTGAGCCTGAACCTGATCATCATGGTGATCCTCGGTGGCGCAGGACGCCTCTACGGTCCGGTCGTCGGCGTGTTCGTGCTGATGACGCTCGAACACTCCCATGCCATGCAGAGCATCGTGGAGTTTCAGCAGGAGAACCTGAGCGACACCTGGTTCCTGTCCGAGGAAGGGCTCACCGGCCTCCTTCTCATCCTCACCCTGGTCTTCCTGCCAAGCGGCCTCGTTGGCGGGGCGCAAAAGCTGTGGCGCCGATTCCGTACGCGCAACACCCCCGCGGGGGCGCAGCCGGACGCGGAATCCCTCGACATCGATGCCACGGTCCGGGCCACGGCCCAGCGCCAGGCCTCGTGTGCGATCGACCTCGACGAGCACGACGAAGTGATGCAGTTACGCGACGTGACCCACAACTTCGCCGGCCTCAAGGCCGTCGACGACATGCAGTTGACCCTGCGCGAAGGCACCATCCACGCCCTCGTCGGCCCCAACGGTGCCGGGAAGACGACCCTGGTCAACCTCACCACCGGGGTCTACCCCCTGCAGGCAGGGGCCACGGCCCACATCCTCGGCAAGCACGCCAACGGCCTCCCCCCACACGCGATCTACCAGCTCGGGGTGGCCCGGACCTTCCAGACCCCGCAGCTCTTTCACGGCGAGAGCGCCCTGGTCAACGTGATGTCCGGACTCGACGCGAAGCTCGGGCAGTCGTTCATCGCCACCCTGCTGCGGTTGCCCAAGGTGCGTCGTCTCGAGGCCGAGGCACGTCACCGCGCGATGGAGCTCCTCGAGCGCCTCGGGATCGAGGAGCACGCTGGGACCCCGGCAGGCGAGCTGCCCTATGGGCTCCAGCGCTCCGTCGAGCTGGCCCGCGCCCTGGCAAGTGACCCCAAGATTCTGATCCTCGACGAGCCGGCAGCCGGGCTCAACCCGTCTGAGACATACCAACTGGGGACCACCTTGGAGGCGATCGCCGCCACGGGCGTCGCGATCTTGCTGGTGGAGCACGACATGAGCCTGGTCATCCGCGTGGCGGACGAGGTCACCTGCATGGAGCGCGGCGCCAGGATCTATCACGGCGACGCAGCCGGACTGCAGCAGGACCAACGAGTTCTTGCCGCCTACCTCGGGGACGGACACGTCACCATCCAGGGCAAGGGGAGCCGGAATGCTTGA
- a CDS encoding branched-chain amino acid ABC transporter permease — protein sequence MDSVLVGITLGGLYGLVALAFVLTFQTTRTLNFALGEFITAGGFAFLAAVALDLPAWLAVVIAVLVIGLLGMVTERIVVRPFNSGPHDIRWFLTTAGLSLIMLDLLRNSEGSGTRALNGIGVEGFTSIAGTKVSSQFLLILALAIGVTLALTWFTQRTTLGTIFRAVAEDRETASLMGLSPGLVALGAYAIAMSIAAAAGIMYSAEVGLSIGTGQGLLVAGFAAAILGGLDSIPGAMVGGLAYGVSTVVATDWLGTAVGGVIGLVVTVLVLAVRPQGLLGRVVMEKV from the coding sequence ATGGACTCCGTCCTCGTCGGCATCACACTCGGCGGACTTTACGGACTGGTCGCGCTTGCGTTCGTCCTGACCTTCCAGACCACCAGGACACTCAATTTCGCATTGGGTGAATTCATCACGGCCGGTGGTTTTGCCTTCTTGGCCGCGGTGGCACTCGATCTCCCGGCCTGGTTGGCCGTGGTCATCGCAGTCCTGGTGATCGGCCTGTTGGGGATGGTCACCGAGCGCATCGTCGTCCGGCCGTTCAACTCCGGGCCGCACGACATCCGCTGGTTCCTAACCACTGCGGGTCTGTCGCTCATCATGCTCGACCTCCTCCGCAACTCGGAGGGGTCGGGGACCAGGGCCCTGAACGGGATCGGGGTCGAGGGGTTCACCTCGATCGCAGGGACCAAGGTCAGCTCGCAGTTCCTGCTGATCCTGGCCTTGGCGATCGGGGTGACCCTCGCCCTCACCTGGTTCACCCAGCGCACGACCCTCGGCACGATCTTCCGTGCAGTGGCCGAGGACCGGGAGACGGCATCGCTGATGGGCCTGAGTCCCGGCCTCGTCGCTCTCGGCGCCTACGCGATCGCGATGAGCATCGCAGCGGCCGCTGGCATCATGTACAGCGCCGAGGTCGGGTTGTCGATCGGAACCGGTCAAGGACTCCTCGTCGCCGGATTCGCTGCGGCCATCCTGGGTGGCCTGGACAGCATCCCGGGGGCCATGGTGGGGGGCCTCGCCTACGGCGTGTCCACCGTCGTCGCCACGGACTGGCTCGGCACCGCCGTCGGCGGCGTCATCGGGTTGGTCGTCACCGTCCTCGTCCTCGCCGTCCGCCCCCAGGGCCTGCTGGGCCGCGTCGTCATGGAGAAGGTCTGA
- a CDS encoding ABC transporter substrate-binding protein, producing MTKKRVLAGITTGLLLAGGLTACGSSTESSSKGALSVKAGVVGPKTNPASQYWTELERGIELAQDEAEERHGVTFDLVKRDDKGEPETGARLIQELLNQEQVDVLFGPSLSGVALQVAPVIQRAKRPWMTGAPAADGVLDYSTQPNWGFRTNYNNSQNIEAVANIAFGDDKTVGMIYGTDGFGQAGYDAVDAYAKANGLNLVRAEGVDPGSTSMTAQVNTLKKAGIDTVIVWFTTGADHATMMRSMAQVSYDPEIVATATILDPAFTELSKPAEWDTTVFAAPIDFESPEVTELAKRYEERYGEKPLILTVVWALYASTLSYAAAVEEAGDSSDYAAVRDALEGLDSIEILGQKFDKPFSAKDHELFTPEDWIAYEFDESGTVVKAD from the coding sequence GTGACGAAGAAAAGGGTCCTCGCGGGAATCACCACCGGCTTGTTGCTCGCGGGTGGACTAACCGCATGTGGCAGCTCCACCGAGAGCAGCAGCAAGGGTGCGCTCTCCGTCAAAGCAGGTGTCGTCGGTCCCAAGACGAACCCGGCTTCGCAGTACTGGACCGAGCTCGAACGAGGAATCGAGTTGGCACAGGATGAAGCCGAGGAGCGCCACGGAGTGACCTTCGACCTCGTCAAACGTGACGACAAGGGCGAGCCGGAAACCGGCGCGCGCCTCATCCAGGAGCTCCTCAACCAAGAACAGGTCGATGTGCTCTTCGGCCCCTCCCTCTCCGGTGTCGCTCTCCAGGTGGCGCCCGTGATTCAGCGGGCCAAACGCCCGTGGATGACCGGCGCCCCCGCGGCCGACGGAGTGCTCGACTACTCCACGCAGCCGAACTGGGGCTTCCGCACCAACTACAACAATTCCCAAAACATCGAAGCCGTGGCCAACATCGCCTTCGGCGACGACAAGACCGTCGGCATGATCTACGGGACCGACGGATTCGGACAGGCCGGCTACGACGCCGTGGACGCCTATGCGAAGGCGAATGGCCTCAACCTCGTCCGCGCCGAGGGCGTCGACCCCGGGTCAACCTCGATGACCGCCCAGGTGAACACCCTCAAGAAAGCCGGAATTGACACAGTCATCGTCTGGTTCACCACCGGGGCCGATCACGCCACCATGATGAGGAGCATGGCGCAGGTCAGTTACGACCCCGAGATCGTGGCAACCGCGACAATCCTTGACCCGGCTTTCACCGAGCTCTCCAAGCCTGCCGAGTGGGACACCACTGTGTTCGCTGCGCCGATCGACTTCGAGTCGCCGGAAGTGACTGAACTGGCGAAGCGATACGAGGAGAGGTACGGCGAGAAGCCACTCATCCTCACAGTTGTCTGGGCTCTCTATGCATCGACGCTGTCCTACGCGGCGGCCGTCGAAGAGGCCGGTGACTCGAGCGACTACGCAGCCGTGAGGGATGCGCTCGAGGGCCTCGACTCCATCGAGATTCTCGGCCAGAAGTTCGACAAGCCCTTCTCCGCGAAGGACCACGAGCTGTTCACGCCGGAGGACTGGATCGCCTATGAGTTCGACGAGTCCGGCACGGTCGTCAAGGCTGACTGA